In Primulina huaijiensis isolate GDHJ02 chromosome 4, ASM1229523v2, whole genome shotgun sequence, the DNA window AACTGACTTCGGGTGAAAACCCTTATAAACTTGGCGTCACCAAGATGAGATGAGCTCTGGGCTCCTGAACAAACATCGGGTGAAAACCCTTATAAACTTAGCGTAACCAAGATGAAGTGAGCTCTGAAGCTCCTGAACTGACTTTGGGTGCAAACCCTTATAAACTTGGCGTgaccaagatgaggtgagctctggGCTCCTGAACAAACATCGGGTGAAAACCCTTGTAAACTTTGCGTAACCAAGATGAAGTGAGCTCTGAAGCTCCTGAACTGACTTTGGGTGAAAACCCTTATAAACTTGGCGTGACCAAGATGAGGCGAGCTCTGGGCTCCTGAACAAACATCGGGTGATAACCCTTATAAACTTAGCGTaaccaagatgaggtgagctctgaAGCTTCTGAACTGAGATCGGGTGAAAACCCTAATATGCAATAGTAATCTCTGACCAAAATGCATAAGTTTATTAATGTCTAAATAAAGCATTAAAACCTGATGTCCTTGCAACAAAAGTAAATGacactaaatatataaaaaactaAAGTCCTAACACTATCTAAGCATAGTATTTGCGGAGGTGATAAGCATTCCATGGCCTCTTCAATTTCTTCCCTGTCCAGTCTTCTAAGTAGTAAGCACCCGAGCTGAGCTTCTCCACCACTTTGAACGGTCCTTCCCATCTTGGGTCCAGCTTTCCGACCTTCTCTTCTTGAACCTTCTTCCAAACTAGGTTTCCGACTTGGAAGCTCCTCTGAATCACTTTCTTATTGTAGGATTGGGCTATGCGTCTTTTGTAAGCTTCCATTCTCATGGCCGCAGCTTCCCTCTTTTCTTCTAGGAAATCCAAGTCCGCTGCTCGCCTCTCATTGTTTTTCTCATCATAGAATATTACTCGGGATGTCTCTTCACCAATCTCTGCCAGAAGCACTGCCTCGTTTCCATAATCCAGGCTGAAAGGCGTCTCCCCCGTGCCAATCTTTGGGGTAGTCCGATATGACCACAGGACACTGGGAGTTCCTCCACCCAATTACCTTTTGCGCTCCCAAGTCGGGTCTTAAGGCTCTGCACCAAGGATCTATTGGTGACCTCCACTTGCCCATTACACTGAGGGTAGGCCACGGAGGTGAAGTGCTGTTGAATCTTCATCTCTTTGCACCAGGCTTGGATCCGGCTCCCTTGAAACTGTCTTCCATTATCAGATATCAGCTTCCTCGCGACCCCAAACCTGCAGACAATGTTCTTCCAGAGAAATTTGAGTACCTCATTTTCAGTTATCTTGGCTAAAGCCTCATCCTCGACCCATTTTGAAAAGTAATCAATAGCAACAAGCAAGAACTTCTTCTGGGCTGGAGCTGGGGGAAAAGGTCCAACAATGTCGATTCCCCATTGGTCAAACGGGCAGGCTGCCACAATACTCTTCATTAATGCGGCCGGCTGATGTTGAAGCTTTGCATGACGTTGGCAACTGTTGCACGAGACAACAATGGCTAGAGCATCTTCCAGCATAGTGGGCCAGAAATAACCGGCCAGAAGTGCTTTCCGTGCCAGAAAGTAAGATCCCAAGTGATTCCCGCAACAGCCTTCATGAATTTCCCTTAGCACGTAGCTAGATTGCTTGGGACCCAAGCACTTGAGAAGAGGTTGTGAGAGTGACCTCTTGTATAGATCTCCATTGACAACTACAAACCGAAGGCTCCTTCGCTTCATCCTGTATGCTTTTTTGGGATCTTTAGGGAGCACCCCATTTTTCATGTAATCTAATAACTCAGAGTGCCAGTCATTGTCCTCGGATTCGGGAGAAGGATAGTACAGAGAGGGACTTAGCTCTACTTGGACTACCGCATCTCTTGATTTCCAACTGTGAAGTGAGCTTGCCATTTTGGCAAGGGAGTCGGCCCCCTCATTCTCCTCCCTAGGGATTTGCTTAAACACGAGTTCCGTAAAGAGTTCTTTGGCCGCCTCCACTGCCTTTACATACTCCATCAGTCTTTCATTCTTGATATCATAAGATCCATTCATTTGATGGGCCACCAACTGAGAGTCAGAAAAAATGTGAACCCGAGTGGCCCCGACCTGCCGTGCCGCTCTTAGACCTGCTAAAACCGCCTCATACTCTGCCTCATTGTTGGATGCCCTGAAGTCTAGTCTCACAGCCAACTTTAGTTCATCCTCTTTCGGAGAGATCAATAACACACCGACTCCACTGCCTTCATTGGTGGACGAACCATCCACATATACTTTCCAAAGATCTTCTATTTCGACATGTAGAGTTTCAGCAAGAAAATCAGCCAAGGCCTGCGCTTTTATTGCGGTCCTGGGTCCATATTGAATGTCGTACTCCCCCAGTTCCGTGGTCCATTTCACCAGCCTTCCCGAGATATCGGCATGAGTCATTATCTTCCCGAGAGGGCTGTTAGTGAGGACCATAATGGGGTGAGAAAGGAAGTATGGCCTTAGTCTTCGAGCTGTTGTGACCAAAGCTAGAGCAAGTTTCTCTACCACTGTATATCTGAGCTCTGCCCCTTTGAGTGCATGAGAGATGTAATATACGGGACTCTGTTCAGTACCTCTTTGCCTGATTAAAACTGAGCTTACAGCCGTTTCCGTGGCCGAGAGATAAACATACAGTTGTTCTCCTGGAGCTGGTTTGGCTAGTATGGGGAGCTCAGCCAAGTACTTCTTTAAATCATCAAAGGCCTTTACACATTCTTCATCCCACTCAAACTTCTTAGCTTTTCTGAGAATACGGAAAAAAGGCAGACTTCGATGTGCTGCTCTTGAAATGAATCTCGACAAAGCTGCGATTCTCCCGGCAAGCTTCTGAACCTCCCGGAGATTCCCGGGGGGTGACATAGATTGAATGGCCTTCACTTTCTCGGGGTTGGCTTCAATTCCTCTTTCTGTTACCATATATCCCAGAAACTTTCCGCTCCTGACCCCAAATGTGCACTTCTGGGGGTTCAGCTTCAGCCCATAAGTTCTTAGGGTGGCAAAGGTCTCACAGAGGTCTTTTATGACGTCGGTGGAACTCTTGGATTTTACTAgaatatcatccacatagaccTCCACATTTCTTCCAACCTGAGCTGAAAAAACCTTGTCCATGAGCCTTTGATAAGTGGCTCCTGCATTTtttaacccgaaaggcattaccACATAACAGAATGTCCCTTCGGAGGTGATGAAGCTTACTTTATCCTGGTCTTCCTCCGCTAGTGGTATCTGATGGTATCCTTGATAAGCATCCATTAGACACAAGTATTGATGACCTGCGGTGGAGTCGACCAGTTGGTCGATCCTCGGTAAAGGGTAACAATCTTTCGGGCAAGCTTTGTTAAGATCTCTGAAATCAACACACATCCTCCATTTTCCAGAGCTCTTAGGGACCAGGACAACATTTGACAACCATGTTGGGAAAAAGACCTCCAGTATGTGTCCTGCTCTAAGAAGCTCGTCCACCTGCTCCTTTATTATCTTGTCTTTTTCGGGGCCGAAGTGCCTCTTCTTCTGTTTAACTGGTCGAGCTTCAGGAAGTATATTAAGACGGTGCTCCATGATTTCCGGGCTGACCCCTTGAAGCTCTTGAGGAGACCAGGCGAACACGTCTGGATTAGCCTTTAAACAAGCCAACAAATCATTCTTAGTTTCAGGTTCCAGGTCGGCCGCCACCCTAACGTGCTGCTGGGCTCCTATTTCCACGATCTCTAGTTCTTCCTCTGATATGAGTTGAGCCTCATTTCTGGAGATCATTCTTTTTTGAGTTTCAATCATCCCTACATCAGTTCGGGACCTCTTCAATTCAACCTTTACCTCATCGACATAGCAGCGGCGTGAGGACTTCTGATCTCCACATACAACTCCCACATGGCTTCCCGAAGGATATTTTAACTTTTGATGATAAGTAGAACTCACAGCTCGGAAGTCGGCCAGGGCCGGTCGACCCAATAACCCGTTGTACGAAGAAGGGGCATCTGCCATAGTAAAACAAGTCATCTTCGTGATGCGATGTGGTCCAGTTCCCAAAGACAAGGGAAGCATGATTTGTCCAATGGTTTGGACCGCGTGCCCCGTGAAGCCAAATAAAGGCGTAGAGATGGGGTCATACTCGAACCCTTCCACTTTCATTTGATCAATGGTCTTTTTGAAAAGAATATTCACTGAGCTTCCGGTGTCCACAAAGATTCACGCCACATCATAATTGGCGACAGTGAGAGTTACTAGCAAGGCATCGTTATGGGGTGCCACAATACGTTTCAGGTCCTCGGGCCCGAAGCTGATGGTGGGATCGGACTTGGGAGCTAGGTCTACTCCCAGGCTCTCCAATCTCCTACCGTGGGCTTTCCGAGCCCTTCTTGAATCACCATCGGTTGCACCACCAGATATCATGTGTATTATTCCTCGGGTCAGGTCATTGGCTATTTGTTTGACTTGAGGTCCCTGTTGCTGCTGAGGGCCTGCTCGGCCCCCCTGGTTGGGTCGGTCCTCTTTCGGTGGTCTCTGATTTACCCAGGGGGGTCCTCGACCTCTCCTGTCCTCTCGGTACCTTCCTTCTGGTCGGGCTAATAGGTTCTTCATGTGAGGATCCCTCTGCATGATCCTCTGCACCTCATCTCCCAGTCTCTGGCAGTCATTGGTAATGTGACCGTATTCTTGATGGAGTTCACAGAACTTATCCGAGGGAGGTAACCGTGGCCTTTTTTCGGCTTGTTTTGGGCGCTCTTACTTTCTCCTCTCTTCACAGATTGCCATGGCTCTTTCCAAACTCATAGCCAATGGGGCATAAGGGAAAGGTCCCGGAACTCGGCCTCGTTCATCTGATCTTTCCGCAGGCCTCTTCCTGCTCGGCTCAACTTTTTCCTTTCCCTTGTCTCTGTCTCCCGGCTTGTCGTCCATACGTTTTTGTCTCTGTGCATCCTCAAGGTTCACATATTTCTCAGCACGGCTAAGGAGCTCATCATAGCTGTGGGGGGGCTTTTTTACCAAAGAATTAAAGAACTGTCCCCCACGAAGGCCTTGCGTGAAGGCATTTACCAGGGTTTCGGTGGCTGCAGCTGGGACCTCCAAGGCTTCTTCATTAAACCGTTTGATGAAATCCCTCAATGAGTCCGCATCACTTTGCTTCACATTGAACAAGCCCAGGGAGGtcttcaaatatcttttgctgGTGGCATATTGGTTCATGAAGATAGTACTAAATTCCTGGAAGCTGGTGATGGAATGCGGTGGCAGCAGATCGAACCACCTCTGAGCCTGTCCCACCAGGGTGGTAAGGAAGACTCGGCATTTCACCCCATCTAAGTATCAGTGGAGCAGGGCAGCATTATTAAACCTCCCCAAATGTTCTTCGGGGTCGGTATTCCCGTCGTAATCTCTAACTGTTGGCTGACGAAAGTTGGGCGGGAGGTCCTCGTTCAGTATTTCTAGAGAGAGCAGGCTTTCTCTGTCCAGCATAAGAGGTCGACCTCCCACTTGCCTGCCAAGCCTTCTGATTTCCTCCCATATGGCTTCTAGATGCTCAGGAGggggaggaggaggaggattAGGTGGTTGTTGCGGTGGAGGTGATGGGGACCGATTCCGACGTAGGGCCTCATCCACGGACCTGTTAATCAGCTGGGCAAGTTGGTCTAGGGTAAGATCAGCCACTCCTCTCCCTTGACCCCCTCCATGACCTCCTCGCTCACCCCTAGGGCCTGTCCTTAAACCTCTTCGTCCCCACATGTCTTACGTCTTCTCAGTATGTTCCCACAAACGGCGCCAATTGATGTTGCTAAAATCAGTGATGGTAACTGGGAGGTCGGATCTTTGCTTAGAGAGCTCAAATCAAACCTTGGAACGATGGCTGGGAGGTCGGATCAGACTCTCGAAATCTGGAACCACAAATAAgaacgttagaagggggccggaaGGTTGTTCcgacgtagcccctccgacgctcaagtcagagaataGAAAATTGAGAGAGTAATGTGTGTGCTAAGAGAATGTGAAtatctgaatgaataaataatgaacgaaacctggtatttataggagaaccATAAAATCCTGTTTTGGTAGATTTAGATCTTCGGAATCTTGCGAAAGATTTGATTATATCTTATAGATTTGGCTTAAATCCTGCCAGATTTGGTAAATCTTAATGGGCTTTATCTTTCTGGGCTTGATTCCCGCGGTCTGTCTGCTAGTGTCTAAGTAAGGGACCTCGCAAGTATGAGCTTGGCCGTCCATGGGACCTCGGCTCGGGAGGTCGGCCACTACCCTAATCGATGCAAAAAATCATTGCGAGAGGTAGGCGGAGGAGGTCGGCTCGGACCCTATTGGGAGGTCGGTACATCAGTTCCACGTGGAGGTCGGCCGAAGTGACCTCCCGGATGACCACCTAGAATCACGCGGTAGGAGACCTCACATGGGCTCGTGATCGTTGGGCCTTGTGGGCTACCGAGAGTGGGCCGAGCCTGTCCCCGAATCGGGGGTATCACCTTCAATAAATCGACGATAACAACCTGCTAAACTCAAGAAATTATGAGTCTCTGGTACAGATTTAAGTGCAGACCACTATAACACGACTTCTAATTTCTTTGCATCAATAGAGATGTCATCTTTCGATATaacatgacccaagaagaccattcaatcaagaaaaaactCACATTTACTAAGTTTGGCATACAATTGTCTATCTTGCAAATATCTGTAATACCGAATTCAAATGCCATATGTGGTCTGCATCACTTCgggaatatatcaatatatcatcaagaaacaaaataaaaaactgaTCGAGATAAAGTTGAAATACAGtattcatcaaactcataaaTACAGTTGGAGAATTcgttaaaccaaatggcataacTAAGAACTCATAATGACTATTGATGGATCGTTTTCTCGGCACCTTTGAGGTGCTTTTAACctaataaatcaatgagctgcaatagctcgtgttctaaaaatatttacaccgatggattaaatcgagtttgactaaaaatcaagcggaaaacactcgaagtaatccctcgttaagaaaaactgatatattttatataatgtgcaactgaataactgaaatattaAGAGAATCAGTTGttggcatatatcagttcagttatggtggaaactgaactgacggatgctcttaCTGATCAAATCATTTTGAAAACGCTAGTTAGACAGTTAAATAACACATGATatgtttttggatgttcggagacttcaaccgctcctacgtcaccccttctaccacctcgggtaggatccactagaataCATTGATCTATACAACgaattgtacaaacccactcaccTTAGGACTTACCATACTTCCTAACTGAACTTCTAGACTAGaatgaaggcagcaccttccagcccaCACTTGTTTAAcatctgtgtgtcaaagactacatacacaagtttattgtctttgttcAAACTATATTTGAGtgttcgtgtgtgtgtgtgtgagaactgatatctgagtacaacacgaaagtgttctcacacgcTGAGAGAATTGTGCTTTTAATCTAAGTTGATAACACAAAGAATTGTTCCTTCTGGGCTAATTGCTTCTAGTAAGCTGATATACAAAATGCTTGCCCTTTATCTGTATCTTCACACACTCTTGTTTAATGGTCTTCACTAATTTTCTATTTATAGGTGAGAAACTGATCGTACATTGAGAgtcaataattgtatccgttgcagcttgaatgcgttccttgagatttgtgtctcgacttttccgacatctatgctggaacattttgtctttaagtattgctgcaacgtccattattttACCTTGATCGTACAATAGCTTTTGTATCGTTGTGCGTAACTGGAATCCccttagataagcttgtcttgatctgcaactgattgattcctaactgatgcacTTAACTGatcatctgaactgatcttctGTTGGGATGGTGAAATCAgatgactcgtcagttgaactgatttcactttattagttgaactggtcagttgggctcttcatcagttgagcacttcatcagctggccgggcatTTGAAAGTCTTCTGTTGAACTGCAtgtcagctggacaatcagttgaactggtctttgatacttcagttggactaattcagtttgggcaatcagttgacactttcagtttgcttcttgaaagcttcagttttgtcttggttaactgatcagttcgaagcctgatcagttacAGTTTCCTGCGcacttcgataaatcattagaaacaaaataacaagttttgttaacatcaaaataaagattgcgaacatgaaatgttccaacaaccATAGTTGGTCTTGAATGATGTCTTCTAAACATCCTCATCCCCAACTCATATATGATGATATCCTGATCTCAAATCTATATTCGAATACAATGAGTTCCCCTGCTACTagtcaaacaaatcatcaatacgagggtATCTTAATTGTTATCTTATTCAGCTGCCGATTGTCATACAAAGCCATATCGTTCTatctttcttttttacaaaTAGGACTGGTCATCCCAAGGCGATACATTAGGACGAATGTACCTTTTGTCTAGCAAGTCTTGTGACTAGGCTTTCAAATCTCTCAGCACTATTGGTGTCTTTCTGTAAGAGAACGAGAAATATGATAAGTACCTAGCATCAAATTGATCTCAAACTCCATTTCACGGGCTGTAGGAAAGCCTGGAATCTATCAGGAAATACATCAGCAAAATCTGCAAATACATATATCTCATCTATTTCCACCTCCTTCTTTTTCTCTATGATATCTACAACATAAATCAGATAAATATCATGTTCGTGCTCCAATAATCAAGACATCCAGATATCAGATATCAATAGAATACGTGGACGAGAATCCTTCCCATAAAAGATACAACCCTCTCTTTGATTtgtgtaaaaatatattttacgcTGATAACAATCAACTGTAGCACAATATCTTCTCAGTACATCAATTctcacaataaaataaatatcagtCATCTCAAGAATAATCATATCAGATCTCATCTCGTAGccctcataagaaataatatcttatgatattattaatatgattGATATATCAAGTCCAGATGGTGTGGAAACAGAAAGAGGCAGAGAAAATGGATACGGGCGCATATGATGCTCAACCACAAATCtcgacaatataaaagcatgagaGGCACCAGTATCAACAATGATATAAGCAAGATAAGAACATAAATAACACTTACCTTTATCATCACCTCTTGTGCCTCCTATGCGTGCTCTCATATCAAAGAATACACATGTGCATGAGGCGGACTAGCTCCCTGCATACGTGGCTGACCTCCATAAGGTCATGGTGTAAACTTTTGAGGCTAACATCCTCCTCTCTCTCAGGATCTACCTTTATCACCCCTAAACTCTCGCTGCCCCTCATGATTAGGACGCTGTCTTGCCAGATGGCCACACCGCCACATAATAACAAGAGATCTCGGTCTATGTGCACTATCTGATCAAATGAGGTTCCCCATAACAAAAACACCTCACCCATCTAGACTCCCCTCTCTCTCTGTGAACATACTGAGAAATACCTCTACGACTCTCAACACATAGTGAACCAAATTGACGCATCCCAAATGGGGATGAAGAAGAAGTCGATTCCCATAtggggaagaagaagaagataaacCCTTCTGAAACTTAAAGTGTACTTCCCCGAAAAttaaaggtccacgtaaaccacatgcatttgagttattaaattccttgtgtatttcaattaatttttttaattgcataaattatttatgttgtgcatattgacatgtttaaaatatatttttctacataattgaattaaaatgtatttttaaaatttattcgagttgcgatcgagaaacggagaccgagaactgaaaaatagaaaatgatttcattaaataattatttttaattatttaaaatatgagtgatgttttttattatttttatgataataagGAATTTTGAGGTTATTTTATACGCCgggcgtaatttttatcggtgttggtttttcaacaaaaatacgaacttgtgggcaactcggctaataaattcacaaacttacttaaacaaaactatttttaatatattaattaaacactaatgggctaatTGGGCCTAATGAAtat includes these proteins:
- the LOC140974935 gene encoding uncharacterized protein, with the translated sequence MNQYATSKRYLKTSLGLFNVKQSDADSLRDFIKRFNEEALEVPAAATETLVNAFTQGLRGGQFFNSLVKKPPHSYDELLSRAEKYVNLEDAQRQKRMDDKPGDRDKGKEKVEPSRKRPAERSDERGRVPGPFPYAPLAMSLERAMRLGDEVQRIMQRDPHMKNLLARPEGRYREDRRGRGPPWVNQRPPKEDRPNQGGRAGPQQQQGPQVKQIANDLTRGIIHMISGGATDGDSRRARKAHGRRLESLGVDLAPKSDPTISFGPEDLKRIVAPHNDALLVTLTVANYDVA